From the genome of Chromatiales bacterium, one region includes:
- a CDS encoding sulfotransferase domain-containing protein has translation MSDMSFKAISALVLRHLVLGLLFFLPRSRHVALERWLRGKEEHRLLRAADWVLLSYGKSGRTWFRVMVSRFYQLRNDLPTDHLLEFDNYHRLDRSAPKVLFTHNNYIRDYVHDRDSLDYYRGKKTVLLVRDPRDVAVSQYFQWRYRMRPRKKLINNYPLHGSEVSIYDFVCNPHCGIPAIVAYLNVLADAMQTMGEDVLMVRYEDLRQDAASVLRQVFDFVGTPGSEEQIAAAVEYAAYENMKKLEAGKDLRGTGQRVKPGDSSNPDSFKVRRGKVGGYRDYFTPEQTAVIDAMVDEHLRPVFGYTQAG, from the coding sequence ATGTCCGACATGTCCTTCAAAGCCATCAGCGCCCTCGTGCTGCGCCACCTGGTGCTGGGGCTGCTGTTCTTCCTGCCGCGCTCGCGGCATGTGGCGCTGGAGCGCTGGCTGCGCGGCAAGGAGGAGCATCGCCTGCTCCGGGCCGCCGACTGGGTCCTGCTGTCCTATGGCAAGAGCGGGCGCACCTGGTTTCGCGTGATGGTGTCGCGCTTCTATCAGCTGCGCAACGATCTGCCCACCGACCACCTGCTCGAGTTCGACAACTATCACCGGCTCGACCGGTCGGCGCCGAAGGTGCTGTTCACCCACAACAACTATATCCGCGACTACGTCCACGACCGGGACAGCCTGGACTACTACCGCGGCAAGAAGACGGTGCTGCTGGTGCGCGACCCGCGTGACGTGGCCGTCTCGCAGTACTTCCAGTGGCGCTATCGCATGCGCCCGCGCAAGAAGCTGATCAACAACTACCCGCTGCATGGCAGCGAGGTGTCGATCTACGACTTCGTCTGCAACCCGCACTGCGGTATCCCCGCGATCGTCGCCTATCTCAACGTGCTCGCCGATGCCATGCAGACCATGGGCGAGGATGTGCTGATGGTGCGTTACGAGGACCTGCGCCAGGATGCGGCGTCGGTGCTGCGACAGGTCTTCGATTTCGTCGGCACGCCGGGCAGCGAGGAGCAGATCGCGGCGGCGGTCGAGTACGCGGCCTACGAGAACATGAAGAAGCTCGAGGCCGGCAAGGACCTGCGGGGAACCGGGCAGCGCGTGAAGCCGGGTGACAGCAGCAACCCGGACTCCTTCAAGGTCAGGCGTGGGAAGGTGGGTGGCTATCGGGATTATTTCACGCCCGAGCAGACCGCGGTGATCGACGCCATGGTGGACGAGCACCTGCGGCCGGTCTTCGGCTACACGCAGGCAGGCTGA
- a CDS encoding NTP transferase domain-containing protein → MPAFASVILAGERTQRDALRDHSGVACKALIDIGGASMIRRVIQALEGAASIDSIDLSGPTEDCVKADTKLAELVTQQRVGWAPAAGTPSTSADHMLRRFPERRPVLLTTADHPLLTSEIVDRFCSDSAATGCDVVIGLAPYELVKSTYPDLKKTVLRFRDGNYCGCNLFAFMTADGRRVADFWRRVEKDRKKPLVVIRLLGLSAVIRYRMGRLTLEDALARLSRKLGLRLGVVILPYANAAVDVDSVADYQLVQQYASSAAHGAKQKG, encoded by the coding sequence ATGCCCGCCTTCGCCTCCGTGATTCTTGCCGGCGAGAGAACGCAGCGCGATGCCCTGCGTGACCACTCCGGCGTCGCCTGCAAGGCGCTCATCGACATCGGTGGCGCCAGCATGATCCGCCGCGTCATCCAGGCCCTGGAAGGCGCTGCCAGCATCGACTCCATCGACCTCAGTGGCCCGACCGAGGACTGCGTGAAGGCCGACACAAAGCTCGCAGAACTCGTCACGCAGCAACGCGTCGGCTGGGCACCGGCCGCGGGCACACCCAGCACCAGCGCCGATCACATGCTGCGCCGCTTCCCCGAGAGACGGCCGGTACTGCTCACCACGGCCGACCACCCGCTGCTCACCAGCGAAATCGTTGACCGCTTCTGCAGCGACAGTGCCGCCACCGGCTGCGACGTGGTCATCGGCCTCGCACCCTATGAGCTGGTGAAGAGCACCTACCCCGACCTGAAGAAGACCGTCCTGCGCTTTCGCGATGGCAACTACTGCGGCTGCAACCTGTTCGCCTTCATGACGGCGGACGGCCGGCGCGTGGCCGACTTCTGGCGACGCGTGGAGAAGGATCGCAAGAAACCGCTGGTGGTCATCCGCCTGCTGGGACTCTCGGCGGTGATTCGCTACCGGATGGGACGCCTGACGCTGGAGGATGCGCTCGCGCGCCTGTCGCGCAAGCTCGGGCTACGCCTGGGCGTGGTGATCCTGCCCTACGCCAATGCCGCGGTGGACGTGGACTCGGTGGCGGACTACCAGCTGGTGCAGCAGTACGCCAGCTCGGCCGCACACGGGGCGAAACAGAAAGGCTGA
- a CDS encoding N-acetyltransferase, translating to MPNAAAGSGHIRVIEANSRQTVRDFLHLPERIYADDPAWVPPLLLEQKQRVFHNAPLFAHCEIARWVAYRDGEPVGRITAQLDQLQPPLDGGPVGYFGMLEAVDDAPVFQILLDTAQAWLRERGAAWIRGPYNLSINEEIGLLVDNFEAPPFIMMGHAPLYYQQRLEEQGFAGVKNLLTYTVRPDFTAPEVMEKLATRARRQVTIRPFNRKAKAAEFEAMRDIFNDAWSDNWGFVPFTHAEFEEVAKSLTLLLPDDYIQIAEIDGRPVAFITALPNINELIADLRGRLFPLGWAKLLWRLKVKGPRSTRVALMGVRKEYQYSRLGPTLAFLVIDAVRKEMSRRGVETVEMGWILEDNDGMRHIIEAIGSDIYKRYRVYQKKL from the coding sequence ATGCCGAACGCAGCGGCCGGCAGCGGCCACATCCGCGTCATCGAGGCAAACAGCCGACAGACGGTGCGTGACTTCCTGCACCTGCCGGAGCGCATCTACGCCGATGATCCGGCCTGGGTGCCGCCGCTGCTGCTCGAACAGAAACAGCGCGTGTTCCACAATGCACCGCTGTTCGCACACTGCGAGATCGCGCGCTGGGTGGCCTACCGCGACGGCGAACCGGTCGGTCGCATCACCGCCCAGCTCGATCAGCTGCAGCCGCCGCTGGACGGCGGCCCGGTCGGCTACTTCGGCATGCTCGAGGCCGTGGACGACGCGCCCGTCTTCCAGATCCTGCTGGATACGGCGCAGGCCTGGCTGCGCGAGCGCGGTGCCGCGTGGATCCGCGGCCCCTACAATCTCTCCATCAACGAGGAGATCGGCCTGCTGGTCGACAACTTCGAGGCACCGCCCTTCATCATGATGGGTCACGCCCCGCTCTACTATCAGCAACGCCTGGAGGAACAGGGCTTCGCCGGCGTGAAGAACCTGCTCACCTATACGGTGCGGCCGGACTTCACCGCCCCCGAGGTGATGGAGAAGCTCGCCACCCGTGCGCGTCGCCAGGTGACGATACGCCCCTTCAACCGCAAGGCGAAGGCGGCCGAGTTCGAGGCCATGCGCGACATCTTCAACGATGCCTGGTCCGACAACTGGGGCTTCGTCCCTTTCACGCACGCGGAGTTCGAGGAGGTTGCGAAGAGCCTCACCCTGCTGCTGCCCGACGACTATATCCAGATCGCCGAGATCGACGGGAGGCCCGTGGCCTTCATCACCGCCCTGCCCAACATCAACGAACTCATCGCCGACCTGCGCGGCCGCCTGTTCCCGCTGGGCTGGGCGAAACTGCTCTGGCGGCTGAAGGTGAAGGGTCCGCGCAGCACGCGCGTGGCGCTGATGGGCGTGCGCAAGGAATACCAGTACTCGCGCCTCGGCCCGACACTCGCCTTCCTCGTCATCGACGCCGTGAGAAAAGAGATGTCCCGACGCGGCGTGGAGACGGTTGAGATGGGCTGGATACTCGAAGATAATGACGGCATGCGCCATATCATCGAAGCGATTGGCAGCGACATCTACAAGCGCTACCGCGTCTACCAGAAGAAACTGTGA